The genome window TGACACACAGAGTGTCCCTTTTCCAGCTTGTCCTTCCAAAGCCATTTCCTCGTGCTGCAGAGGCCCTTCCCAGTGGATTCCCTGTGGAATCCAGCCCAGAATTTGTTCATTAAATGCCTGGTGCAGCTGAATGAGAAAAGTTTGATTTAAGGAGGGCCTGGTAGTCAAAAACCTTCAAAAGCCAAAACTCGAAATGAAAATGAGGAAGTGATTTAAGGAGTGGTTTGTAGTCAAAACCTTCAGAACCCAAAGTTCTAAATGGAGATGGAAAAAGGGATTGAAGGAGCGGTGGATAGTCAAAGCCCTTAAAACGATTGGTAGTCAAAGCCCTTAAAACACAAAActctaaataaaaattaaaaagtgatgTAAGGAGTCGGTCATAGTCAAAACCTTCAAAACCCAAAGCTCtaaatgaagatgaaaaaagTGATTTAAGGAGTGGTTGGTAGTCAAAAATCTTCAAAACCCAAAGttctaaatgaaaataaaaaagtgatttAAGGAGTGGTTGATAGTCAAACCCTTCAGACACCAAACTCTAAATGCAAGTTCCTAGGGTTCCTTTCTATTACAATTACACCTTTTTAAGACTTTTCACAGAGTGGATGAACAAGGtgtcctgtgccctgcagggcctggggcacACCCTGAGCCCTTGTGGAGCTGttgtttctcctcctcctgctgctccagggcacaggtgCCCCCCGGCCAGGAGCGGCCATCGCTGCGTGGCCGACAGTTCCAACCTCTACGTCTTCGGGGGCTACAATCCCGACTACGATGAGTCTGGGGGCCCGGAGAACGAGGACTACCCCCTCTTCAGGGAGCTCTGGAGGTACAACTTTGCCACAGACACCTGGCACCAGATGGGCACCGAAGGCTACATGCCCAGGGAGCTGGCCTCCATGTCACGTACGTACGGAAATCCAactcctcctgtgcctgctcctggagctATTTTAATCCTGCCTATTTTAATCCAGGCAAGAATTGGAAATCTGGATGCTGTTTTTCCAAGTAGGCCCCGaggttgggttgggtttgggatttttctttccatttttgctTGGTCgaggcagagggaaagaaaaaaatgggaaagcgAGAGGTGTTTTCCAGGTGTTTACCTTGATGTGCTTTCAGCAGGAAGGTGCCTCATGCAGACATCTCCAAGCATCCAAAAATAGCTGTCTTTGTTCACTTTTCAAAACAGACCTTTGGTTACCATGGTTTTAGTTGGGATCCTTTCTCCTTTAGAGCCTCTCAAAGCCATCAGTGCAGGGGGTGGATTGAAGGGAATTTGAACAGCACTGAGCTGTCTCCAGAGCAGGGAaacctggaatggtttgggttggaagggagcttaagGATCATCCAGTGATCCTTAAGGACACCTCTAGGACACCTTCcctagagcaggttgctccaagcccagtccTGGAAAAATGAtttgggaatggtttgggttggaagggagctgaaagatcatccagtcccatcccatgGGCATGGGCAACCTTGTCTAGAGCAGCTTGCTCCAaggccagcccagcctggacaAATTATTTGGGTTAGAGGAGAGATTAAAGATCATCCAATCCCATGCTATGGGCAACCTTTCCTAGAGCAGGTTGGTCCAAGCCCAgtccagcctggagaaatgatttgggaatggtttgggttggaagggagcttcGAGATCGTCCAGTCCCATCCCATGGCATGGGCAGCCTTCTCTGGAGCAGCTTGCTCCAaggccagcccagcctggatgaatcctgttctgctgctctcccagccatgAGCACCCCTGTTTTCCCCTGTTTTCAGTTGTCTTACATGGCAACAACCTCCTGGTGTTTGGGGGCACCGGGATCCCCTTCGGAGAGAGCAACGGGAACGACGTCCACGTGTGCAACGTCAAGTACAAGAgatgggctctgctcagctgccgCGGCAAGAAACCCAACCGCATCTACGGCCAGGTACGGGGCCCAGGGAGCCCTGAGGAgggctctcagctcctcagtcccctctgtgcctcaccagagctgctccctctggggAAAAGCGTGAGGGAAGGCAGGTGTCCTTCGTGAAGAAATGAAGCAGCCTTGGTTCGTGGGGATTTCAAAGGAAAGGAGGTTTTCTCCTCGTTACAAAGGGCAGAATTTGTTCATTAAATGCCTGGTGCAGCTGAATGAGAAAAGTTTGATTTAAGGAGGGCTTGGTAGTCAAAAACCTTCAAAAGCCAAAACTCGAAATGAAAATGAGGAAGTGATTTAAGGAGTGGTTTGTAGTCAAAACCTTCAGAACCCAAAGTTCTAAATGGAGATGGAAAAAGGGATTGAAGGAGTGGTTGGTAGTCAAAGCCCTTAAAACACAAAactctaaataaaaataaaaaagtgatgTAAGGAGTGGGTCATAGTCAAAATCTTCAAAACCCAAAGctctaaatgaaaataaaaaagtgatttAAGAAGTGGGTCATAGTCAAAATCTTCAAAACCCAAAGTTCTAAATGAAGATGGAAAAAGTGATTTAAGAAGTAGTTGGTAGTCAAAGCCCTTAAGACACAAAACTCTAAATGCAAGTTCCTAGGGTTCCTTTCTATTACAATTACACCTTTTTAAGACTTTTCATAGAGTGGATGAACAAGGTGGACAAGGAAATGAATTCACACTCACCACAGGACTGGCCCTTTTTGCTGGTGCACATCTGctttggaggagcaggaattccctctcctccagccccaggtgTCCCAAGCCCTTTCTGGTTTCTCTGCCAGGCCATGGCCATCATCAATGGGTGTCTCTACGTGTTTGGAGGAACGACTGGCTACATTTACAGCACTGATCTCCACAAGCTGGACCTCAACACCCGCGAATGGATCCAGCTGAAGCCAAACAATATGTCCTGTGACATGCCAGAGGAGAGGTGAGCGCCTGGGCAGCCTCAGGGAGCTTTTTtggggaggcagggaatgggaagcTTTGGGATACCTTGCTCTGGTTGCCATTTCCAACCCTCCTTTGCCTGGAActtgctgtggcactgggaggaaGGATTTTGGTCTCTCTCATCCATGGTTTGGTGTCCAACTGAGAACAGGGAATTGGGAATGGAAGAATCCCAGAACGGTTTGGGTTCATAGGAATCTTAAAATAAATCCAattccatccccctgccatgggcagggacacttttcactatcccaggttgctccaagccctgtccagcctggccttggacacttcccTTAGAAGGGGTGGAATATTGATGAATCCTGATATTCACTAATCCTTCCACTTAATCATTTAATAATTACTCTGCATCAGAAAATGCCTTTCAGAcctctgggctgctgcttgGAGGGCTCAGGAAAACTCCCACATCTCCTGCATGCTCCCAGCCTGAGGGGCTgatgcagcagagccaggcttgGGATTTCTGCTCAAATCCCTGGAGTTTGATGGTGATTTCCAGgagggtttttgttgttgctaattgtgctgctctgcaccttCAGGTACAGACATGAAATTGCTCATGACGGTCAAAGGATTTATATCCTGGGAGGTGGGACTTCCTGGACAGCTTATTCCTTGGATAAGGTGAGGCATTTGGAACCCTGGACAGCAGATTTTCCATACATACCAGCACAGCCTCTTCatctggctgtgcctggagagcctggtaaaaaaaaaaaaattaaaaaaataattggggGCAGATTGTTCTCCTATTTCTGTAAAACCTGGATTTGCCACAGAATGTCTTAGTGATGAATCTGTGGTCACTTTAAATAGTGCTCTGCTTCCAAAAAAGTGGAGTCTGCAGCACTTCATATGACATTTCATCTCTCCATTGtcccatttttctccctgtgtgcagcaggagaaAGGTATTTCTAAATCCTTCTGAGAGCTCGAGGGTGTGGATTTTAATTGGTCCAGCTCTTTTCAAAAgcaatattcttttctttttttcagctgtagGGCTGAAATAGCaaagctgggatggagcttgaAAGGTGATTTTAGACCTGCTTAGTCACTGGCTGGGATCAGCTATTTTTGGGTTTGCCACTTaatggaaaaaagggatttatttCTGGTGGGTCAGAGCCTGTGGCTGCATCACCCTGGAAGATCTCATGGCTCCTGTTCTTCCCCCCAGATCCACGCCTACAACCTGGAAACCAACACCTGGGAGGAGATCACCACGAAGCCTCACGAGAAAGTCGGTGAGCCTggcatttcctttctttccctgtgaGCCAGAGTGGCCACGGTGCTTGAGGGTGCAGTTTTCTTGTTCAACATGTGGATTTATGCTGGATTTGAGATCCTGcttgtgctgcagcactgaggatGGACCCATCCAGGGGAGTTTGGCAGTCTGgctcccctctctccctgcctgtgaAAGGTGGCAGTGCCTGGATCTGCTCCCAGAGGATCCAGatcatccctgctccctttgaGGCTTTCCCTGGAGtctcacagctgcttttcacCAAGCCAGATTTGAGACTCTGGGGAACAAAATTccagcatttttcttccttccccagagAGGAATTAGGACTCAAACCTGAAACAGCTGCTTAAAATTGCACCTTTTATACCTGGGATAGCAGGAAAGTAAAACCTCTTAACAATGAAACTCCATTATTAAACGTTGAGACAAAATCACCACTTGCACAAGCACTTTAAAGCAATTATTGCTGatacatattttcaaaatgatTCTCCCCAGGTTTCCCAGCAGCCAGAAGATGCCACAGCTGTGTGCAGATTAAAAATGGTAAGATTTACCTCTGGAAAATTGGTGTATCTTGTACAACCAAACAGGGGAGGCTTGGAGAGAACTGCAGGGACCACGTGGCTTTTCTGGAAGAGGATTTTTTCCTCACTAACAGGCTTGAAGCTGCCCACTTAGCACCATTCCTTCTTCTGCACTGAAAAGCCAGTTACAATCTTGGTCCCTCTTTTCCAAACCCTTCAGGTCAGTGGCTGAATGCTCTCTGTTGAAGGGTGGAGGGAAAAGCTGGATTGTATTTCCTAGGAGTGTTGATTGTGCCAATAAAAGtaaggcaggagctgggagatgctTCCAGCCCACCAGGATTTGGCCACCCCTGATCTGAGAACTTGGGCAAAGCTGGGAGcaaacagggctgggagctggggctgctccctgtgggtTCAAAATCCCTGGAATCTGATCAAGCCCAGGTGTCTGGGCTATGAGGAGAGGGAATgctcccctgcctgcagtggCATTCAGCCCTCAGGCTGCCATGGGGGGCTGGGGTCAtgggcaggctgggaagggggaCATGAGGCAGAAATCCATCCTGAccccagtgtgggcagcaggggaggggggattCTGCCCTTCTCAGGTGAgacccacctgcagagctgccccagccctggggacacagcagcagcacctggagctgctggagagggccCAGAGGAACCCATGGAGCAaatccagggctggagcccctcagttcccagggagccaggctgggagagctgggggtgctcccctggagaggagaaggatccagggagagcttccagcacattccaggggctccaggagagctgcagagggactggggccaaggcctgcagggacagcacccagggaatggctcccagtgccagagggcagccagggatgggatcttggcaatgaggaattcctggctgggctgggattgccagagcagctggggctgcccctgcatccctgcagtgccccaggccaggctggacactggggctggagcagcctgggacactgggaggtggccctgcccatcAGGCTGGAACTtgatgggctttgaggtcccttccacccaaGTCAGTCTGGGAATCTTCAGGTGGCCTCTGCTTTGTGGTGGGCCTGATTTGGGAGGTCCTGGGAGTCTTTGTTGAGCTGAAACAGTTTCtgatcccagagctgtgtggggaGGGGATCCCTGAGCTCTCTCCCAGCGTGTCCCTGgttcctggcagggctgctctggcagctccccACATCCCCTCTCTTGCAGATGTGTTCGTGTGCGGGGGCTACAACGGAGAGGTGATTCTGGGAGACGTTTGGAAGCTCAATCTCCAAACTTTCCAGTGGGTCAAGCTCCCAGCTGCCATGCCAGAGCCTGTGTACTtccactgtgctgctgtcaccccaGTAAGTGACTCCTTTTGTTCCTCCAAGCACTCTTACCTTGCTGTGGGCTGCAGATAGAGCTGATATTCCCAAGGAAGTGACCTCCACTGCATGCAGCAGCTTTTGGGAGGctcttcttcctgctgctctttgaagagTGGAGCCACACTGtgcat of Molothrus ater isolate BHLD 08-10-18 breed brown headed cowbird chromosome 5, BPBGC_Mater_1.1, whole genome shotgun sequence contains these proteins:
- the LOC118698145 gene encoding kelch domain-containing protein 10 — encoded protein: MSAAAAARDGLGEGAGGAAGGGDGGGGGILNRFVQLPGRPRAAGHRCPPARSGHRCVADSSNLYVFGGYNPDYDESGGPENEDYPLFRELWRYNFATDTWHQMGTEGYMPRELASMSLVLHGNNLLVFGGTGIPFGESNGNDVHVCNVKYKRWALLSCRGKKPNRIYGQAMAIINGCLYVFGGTTGYIYSTDLHKLDLNTREWIQLKPNNMSCDMPEERYRHEIAHDGQRIYILGGGTSWTAYSLDKIHAYNLETNTWEEITTKPHEKVGFPAARRCHSCVQIKNDVFVCGGYNGEVILGDVWKLNLQTFQWVKLPAAMPEPVYFHCAAVTPAGCMYIHGGVVNIHENKRTGSLFKMWLVVPSLLELCWEKLLECFPHLATLSRSQLLHLGLTQGLVERLK